A region of the Oceanihabitans sp. IOP_32 genome:
GTCGGACCACAGGACGACATCGGCATCTTTACCAACTTTAATACTACCCACGCGGTCGTCGATATGTAATAATTTAGCAGGATTTATGGTTATAAATTTCCAAGCTTCTTCTTCGCTAACACCACCGTATTTTACCGTTTTTGCGGCTTCTTGGTTTAAACGGCGAGACATTTCGGGATCGTCACTATTAATAGCTACCGTTACACCTGCATTGTGCATTATGGCGGCGTTATGTGGTATGGCATCGTTTACCTCGTATTTGTAGGCCCACCAATCGCTAAATGTTGAGCCGCCAACGCCATGAGCTTTCATTTTATCGGCAAGCTTATAGCCTTCAAGAATGTGTGTGAAGGTATTCACGGTAAAGCCAAATTTATCGGCAACTTTCATAAGCATATTAATTTCGCTTTGCACGTAAGAGTGGCATGAAATAAAACGCTCTTTATTTAAAATCTCGGCAAGCACGTCTAGCTCAATATCTTTTCTGTAGGGTTTCCCACTTTTCTTTAAAGCATCGTAGGCTTGTGCTCTGGTAAAATAATCTACAAAAACTTGCTCGACACCCATGCGCGATTGCGGAAAACGTACATTGGTTTGAGCCCGTGTTTGTTTTACATTTTCACCTAATGCGAATTTGATGAATTTCGGACTATCCTTGTAAATTAAATTATCGGCCGATTCTCCCCATTTTAATTTTATGATAGCCGAACGCCCACCAATCGGGTTGGCAGAACCATGTAAAACTTGAATGGAAGTTACTCCACCAGCAAGATTTCTGTAAATACTAACGTCTGTTTCGTCAATAACGTCTTCAATAGTAACTTCGGCAGAAGAATTTTGTCCGCCTTCATTGACTGAAGCGGTAGCGATATGCGAATGCTCGTCAATAATTCCAGCCGTTAAATGTTTGCCTGTGGCATCAACAATTTTAGCGCTTCTATCGGATAGGTTTTGACCGATTTTCGCAATCTTTCCGTTTTTAATTAAAACATCGGTGTTTTTTAAAATGCCCGCGTTCTCGCTAGTCCAAACCGTGGCATTTTTAAATAAAATGGTTTCCGCTTTTGGCAAGGTTGAAAAACCATAAGAATTATTAGGATACGTCACGTCGAAGATTTTTCGGCTTGCAAGAGCATCTTCTTTTGGATCATCTTTAGAAGCTCCTTCGGCTTTTTTAGTAGGTTTCGCAAAAAATGGAAGTGTTTTGCCGTTTGGCATGATGGCTTTACCGTTTAGGTTTTTATTAGCATCTACAGTAGCAGCAATTCTTATGTATTCTTGCTTTGTAGAGTCTGCCGTTGTAAAAGCAATGCTTATCCAATCATCGTTGTATGCTATTTTCGAACCTCGTACTTTGTCGTTGGCAGTAATTCTAGCTTTTAGTTTTTTAAGTTTCCCGCTAATGTTCATTTTAAATGGTTCTCCAGATAAAGAAAATGTATAATCGCCTGTAACATCTTTGGCGTGCATATCTTCTAATATGGTTTTATTACCTTGAACCCAGTTCTCATACAACGTGGTGTTTTCATCAAAAATAGGGCCCGAAGTAATTAAAAAATTAGCTTGGCTTCCAGTTTTAAGGGATCCAATCGCATCAGACTTTCCTAATAATTGTGCAGGAATTGTCGTTAAGGCTTTCAAGGCGTCTTCTTCAGATAGACCGTGCTTTATAGCATTTAAAAGCTGTGCTTTAAACTCGGTAGGCGATTTTAAACCATGTGTGGTCAAGGCAAAAGTGATATTGTTTTCTGCCAGCACTTTTGGGTTTGCAGGTTTTTGGTTCCATGCTCTCATATCGCCTAAGGATAGGGTAGAGGCTAAGAACGAGTCTTCCACATCGAAAGCTTCTGGGAAGTTTACAGGAATAATGAATGCGGCATTAGTAGCTTTTATATCGTTAATACGCTCGTACTCGTCGCCACCACCAAGCATTATGTATTGCACACCATGAGCATCACCAACCTTATCGGCTCTTAAAACATTAGCTCTGCTACCGGCTTCAAATATTTGAACTAGATTTTTATTGCGGTTTAACGCTTCTAGCGATAAATCTTTGGTTTTACTTAGGCCTTTGGCATACCAATTGGCATCTAAATACATTTGTCGTAATAAGGCTAGACTGCCCATTAAAGAGCTTGGATACACCTGTCTAGAAGTTACACTTTTTCGACCAGAAAAATACTGTGCAGAGTTAGCGTCTAAAATTCTGGTCTCATTACCATCAGTTTCATTAAGGGCAACAAGCGTTCCCGTGCCTCTTACAATACCATCATGAATGTGGGTGTTTACGGTTCCGAAACCGGCTTTAAGTAAGTCTTTGGCTGCTTTCGCGTCGAAATTAAAACGCTCTATAGCCTTGTTTTCTGGCATCACGTGATCGTTCCAATAATAGCCCGTTCTGCTCGCATCGTATTGCGGTGTTCTGGAATTGTTAGGGCGACGTTTAGGTTTTTCAACACCAAAACTCGAATACATATCTATAAAAGACGGATAGATATATTTACCCGACACGTCTATAACCACAGCGTTTTTGGGAATGTTTACAGCAGTTCCTGTCGCTATTACTTTACCGTTTTGAATAAGTAAAGTGCCTTGATTTATAATTTGGGTCGGACTAATATATATTTTTGCATTCGTGAAAGCCGTATAATTTGTGTTTTTTGCTTTAACGCCATCGTTTTTAGGAAAGTAATCTTGTGCATAGAACGAAAAACTGCACAAAAGCATCATGAATAAAAACTGCTTTTTTATCATTATTTTGGTTATTTAGAAGGTTTAATCTCTAAATATATAAATTAACCCCACGTTTTTAACATATTTGTGTTTTTTTAACATTTTTTATAAGGCTTCTTTTTCAAGATAATTCACTAATAAAGCCACCACATAACTGTAGCTTTCCATGCCTTTTTCTTGTTTGTTGGCTTTTAAAAAATTGCTGTAAAAGATTTTGAAAAAAGGCTCGGCTGGATTTTTGTAGGCTTTCCAAAACAGGCGAACTTCCTCATAGTTTTTTAAAATACCTTTATTAACATCGGCAACCATGGTTTTGTATAAATCTGGATCGCGTCTATAAATTTCGTTCAAGCAAAATCGCAATCCGAAGGTATATCCTGAATATTTAAAATATAGGTCATCATTATTAATCGTTGCCATAAAACCAATAAAATTAGCTTCATTTTCGGCAGCATAACCTAATTGATGTGCCATTTCGTGCGCTGTAGTGGTTGGAAATCTAAACACTGGGATAAGGGCGTCCACCTGGGCTTCGTTGGTTAACGGATTTAAATACCCGCTAAAACCCATATACGTTAACGGATAACTAAATAAGGATTTTTTAATACTTGGTGGATGGTATTCCAAGTGCGGAAACACACGCTTTAAGTTGTTGTACCCATTTGGGCTGCGTTTAAAAATATCAGATTTAGAATAAGGGATGTCGACCTTTAGCGTATCGTTATGCGTAATTTTTAAATGGTAAGCGTTCGATTTTTCAATGAGTTTTTTAGTCACGAAAACCAATTGCTCGGTGGTGTAATCGTGATTTAAATTCAGGTTTTCATGCAAGGGCATTCTGTGGTAATTCAATCCCCAAAACAAATGAAACGCAAAATACATAAGCGATACCGCTGCAAACACATCTACAAACCATTGCTTGGTATCTTTAAGGAATCGCTTTCTGTTTTTAAACAGCCACCTAACGGCATAAATAAGTGCCAAAGCGTAGAGCAAATCGCCAAACGAAAACGGTAACCAACCCAAAACATATCTAAAAATTTTCGAAATAATCGGGTACAAACCCTTACTGTAGTACGTCTCTACAAACTCAGGGTAATGTGCCAAAACCTTAACCAATGCATATTGCGGGATAAGCGAAAGTGCAATAATCGTTTTCTTATTCTTTAGCATCTTTCAAAAGTAATAAAAATTTGTACCCTATCGCCGTTGTTTATTTGTTAAGGTTTCTTCCTGCTTTCCGTTATATCTTTTTGCGAAGCAGTCCCGAACTTGTTTCGGAATCTCATCAGGTTTTTTGTTTTTTGCGAGGCGTGCACGACGAGGCAATCTGCCAATATATTGTGCTGTCTATTATTGATTTCTACTTTATTTTAAATTGGATGCCACTGCAATCAAGAGTAGCTACCAAATGCGATCTCGGTTTACTATGATTTTTCAAAACTTAGGTTTTCAAAACCTTCGCGGTATTATACAAGACTATTTGTATCTTTGAAGGATTAAAATAAAAACCGAAAATGAGCTCAGAAATAAGACAATTAGAACCACAACAACTTTGGAATAAATTTGCAGACTTAAACGCCGTACCAAGAGCATCAAAAAAAGAAGAACGCGTTATTGCGTTTATAAAAGATTTTGGTAAAAATCTTGGTTTAGAAACCATAGAAGACGAAGTAGGCAATGTGATTATAAGAAAACCAGCCACTGCTGGAATGGAAAATCGTGTTACCGTAGTGATGCAATCGCATTTAGATATGGTGCACCAAAAAAATAACGACACCGATTTCGATTTCGATACCCAAGGCATCCAAATGTATGTTGATGGCGACTGGGTTAAAGCAAAAGGCACCACCTTAGGGGCAGATAACGGTTTAGGCGTGGCAACTATCATGGCTATTTTAGAAAGTACCGATATTCCGCACCCGCCAATTGAGGCTTTATTCACTATAGATGAAGAAACTGGAATGACAGGTGCAAAAGGCTTAAAAGGAGGCTTGCTAAAAGGCGAGATTTTATTAAACCTCGATACCGAAGAAGATGATGAAATAGGCGTGGGTTGTGCTGGCGGTATAGATGTGACAGCAACCAGAACTTACACAGAAGAAGAAACCCCAGAGTTTAAAATTGGTTTCGATATTACCGTAAAAGGGTTGCAGGGCGGACACTCAGGTATGCAAATTCACGAAGGTTTAGGGAATGCCAATAAATTAATGAACCGCTTGCTGTTTGATGGTTTTGAGAATTTTGGATTGCGCATTTCAGAAATTGACGGTGGTAGTTTACGCAATGCCATACCTCGAGAAAGTAAAGCGATTGTCGCTATCGATGCCATACATGAAGACGCCTTTTTGTTGGAAATGCAACAGCAGGCAAACACCTTAAAAACCGAATTTAAAACCATGGAACCCGATTTAGAAATTATAGTTTCTAAAACAGAGGTTCCAGAAAAAATTATGGATTTAGGCGTTCAAGAAGGCTTTACAAGAGCCATGTATGCAGCACCAAATGGTGTTTATAGAATGAGTCCAGATATTCCAAATTTAGTAGAAACCTCTAATAATATAGCGCGGGTTATTGTAAAAGATGGTCATATTAAAATTGGCTGTTTAACACGAAGCTCGGTAGAGAGTTCTAAAATGGATTTGGCCAATACACTGCGATCGGCATTTGAGCTTACGGGTTGCGAAGTGGAATTTACTAGTGATTATCCAGGTTGGCAACCCAATATGGATTCTGAAATACTGAAAGTATTGACAAAAGTGTATAAAGACCTAAACGGTGAGGAGGCAAACGTAGCGGCTTGTCATGCGGGATTAGAGTGTGGTATTCTTGGTACCCATTACCCAGAAATGGATATGATTAGTTTTGGACCAACCATTAAAGGCGCGCATTCTCCAGATGAGCGTGCACAGATTTCTTCTGCTCAAAAATATTGGAAGTTTGTGTTGGAGATTTTAAAACAAATTCCTGTAAATTAATTTCAATTATTAAACCAAATTAGGGTGGCAGTCTTTCCAGATTAAAATAAAAAACTGGAAGATTGCCACTTTTTTTAGCCAATCAAAATTCTTTTGAAAGTGTTGTGTTTTATCATGTCGACAATAGGAGACATCCCATACTTTTTGGTTTTTAAATAAGCTTGAATAATTTTGATGAGATTTCTCAATCGTGCCTCATTTCGAAATGACAGTTCGTGCTTATTGATGCTTTAAGGCTGTTAGAATGGTAATCTAAGAAGATCTGTTTTTTGGTTTCTTCCCTTTATCGTTGACCTTGTTTTTTAGAGGTTAAATTTTCAGTCATTACCGAGACCTAACAGGTTTTTAAAACCTGTTAGGTCTGTTAGGTCTGTATTTATAGGCCATTCGACTACTCGAAGTAGAAAAACGAATAGCAAGTCAATAGTGAGGGGGTTTTCGAAATGATAGTTCGGTCTTTTAAACTTTAACGATTTGTTAGGTCGACAATAGGATACATCCCATACTTTATGGTTTTTAAATAACCTTGAATAATTTTGATGAGATTTCTCAATCGTACCTCATTTCGAAATGACGGTTCGTGCTTATTGATGCTTTAAGGCTGTTAGAATGGTAATCTAAGAAGATCTGTTTTTTGGTTTCTTCCCTTTATCGTTGACCTTGTTTTTTAGAGGTTAAATTTTCAGTCATTACCGAGACCTAACAGGTTTTTAAAACCTGTTAGGTCTATATTTATAGGCCATTCGACTAGCCGAAACACAAAAACGAATAGCAAGTCAATAGTGAGAGCGTTTTTGAAAAGATAGTTCGGTCTTTTAAACTTTAACGATTTGTCATGTCGACAATAGGAGACATCCCATACTTTTTGGTTTTTAAATAAGCTTGAATAATTTTGATGAGATTTCTCAATCGTGCCTAATTTCGAAATGACAGTTCGTGCTTATTGATGTTTTAAAGCTGTTAGAATGGTAATCTAAGAAGACCTGTTTTTTGGTTTCTTCCCTTTATTGTTAACCTTGTTTTTTAGAGGTTAAATTTTCAGTCATTACCGAGACCTAACAGGTTTTTAAAACCTGTTAGGTCTGTATTTATAGGCCATTCGACTAGCCGAAGTAGAAAAACGAATGGCAAGTCAATAGTGAGGGCGTTTTCGAAATGATAGTTCTTGCTTATTTGTGCTTTAGAAGATTTGTTAATATTCAAGGCACTGGGTCGTAACCAGATTTTCCCCAAGGATGGCAACTAAAAATGCGTTTAATAGCCAGCCAGCCGCCTTTAAAAAGACCGTGTTTTAATAACGCTTCTTTAGAATATTGCGAACAGGTTGGCTGAAATCTACAGGTAGCAGGCGTTAATGGCGATATAAGTGTTTGGTACACTTTTATTAAAAACAAAAACGGTGCTGTAAGTAGTTTTTTCATGCTCTATTCCCGCGAACTCAGGAATGGTTTTAATTAAAGTACAATTATAAAGTGAATTGTTCTCTTTGTTGGTATTACAAAAGGTTTAGTAGCTGATAAATGCTTGTAATTTGAACAGCTGCAACTTATTATTTTATACCTTTCTTAGGCCTCACAGGTTTTTAAAACCTGAGAGGTTTTTATTATTTATAAGATAGCTGTTTGTACGCTCTCAAAACTAATTTACAGAGAAGGTTGTACCGTCTTTACCATCTTTAAGTTGAATACCAACAGCAGCCAATTCGTCTCTAATTTTATCAGATAAGGCAAAATCTTTATTCGCCCTAGCTTCTTGTCTTAATTTAATCAACACATCGACAGCACCAGACAGCTTATCGGTTCCAGATTCTGTTTTAGTTATATTTTCTAGTCCTAAAACATCAAAAACGAATGCATTAACAGTATCTTTTAAAACAGATAAGTCTTCAGCATTTAAAGTTTCAGAACCTTCTTTTACTTGATTAATATATTTAGCAGCTTCAAATAAATTAGCAATTAAAATCGGTGTGTTAAAATCGTCATTCATGGCATCGTAACACGACTGTTTCCAGGTGTTGATGTCAATAGATGAGGTTTCAGAAGCTTTTAATTCTTCTAATAAATTTACGGCATCCATCAATCTGTAGAATCCTTTTTCACTTGCTAATAATCCAGCATCGGTAAGGTCTAAAACACTTCGGTAAGACGATTGTGCTATAAAAAAACGAATCACACTTGGTGCATAAGCTTTGCTGAAAATGGTATTGTTACCAGAGAGTAACTCATCTGGGTTTATGGTATTTCCAGTAGATTTAGACATGCGCTGTCCGTTTAATTCTAGCATATTGGCATGCATCCAATAATTAACTGGAGCCTGACCTTTTGCAGCTTGATTTTGGGCAATTTCGCATTCGTGATGCGGAAATTTTAAATCCATACCACCACCGTGAATGTCGAATTGATCGCCTAAGTACTTCGTGCTCATTGCGGTACACTCTAGGTGCCAACCCGGGAAACCATCGCTCCAAGGGGACGGCCAACGCATAATATGCTGTGGTTCGGCTTTTTTCCAAAGGGCAAAATCTTGCGGATTTTTTTTATCACTTTGCCCGTCTAATTCACGCGTATTGTGAATTAAATCTTCCAGTTTTCGCTTGCTTAATATGCCGTAATCGTTAGTTTGGTTGTATTTGTGTACATCAAAATAAACCGAGCCATTTACCTCGTAAGCAAAACCGTTATCAATAATCGTACTAATTAATTCAATTTGCTCGATAATGTGTCCCGTTGCTGTAGGTTCGATACTTGGCGGTAAAAAATTAAAGGTGTTTAATATATTGTGGAAATCGACCGTATAACGCTGAACCACTTCCATAGGTTCAATTTGCTCTAAGCGTGCTTTTTTAGCGATTTTGTCTTCGCCCATATCAGCATCATTTTCTAAATGACCAGCATCGGTAATATTACGCACATAACGCACTTTATAACCCAAATGTTTGAAATAGCGAAACACCATATCAAAAGACATAAACGTTCTTACATTGCCTAAATGTACATTGCTGTATACTGTAGGCCCGCAAACATACATGCCAATATAGCCCTCGGTAATAGGTTTAAAAACTTCTTTTTTACCCGTAAGTGAGTTGTATA
Encoded here:
- a CDS encoding DUF3810 domain-containing protein, which translates into the protein MLKNKKTIIALSLIPQYALVKVLAHYPEFVETYYSKGLYPIISKIFRYVLGWLPFSFGDLLYALALIYAVRWLFKNRKRFLKDTKQWFVDVFAAVSLMYFAFHLFWGLNYHRMPLHENLNLNHDYTTEQLVFVTKKLIEKSNAYHLKITHNDTLKVDIPYSKSDIFKRSPNGYNNLKRVFPHLEYHPPSIKKSLFSYPLTYMGFSGYLNPLTNEAQVDALIPVFRFPTTTAHEMAHQLGYAAENEANFIGFMATINNDDLYFKYSGYTFGLRFCLNEIYRRDPDLYKTMVADVNKGILKNYEEVRLFWKAYKNPAEPFFKIFYSNFLKANKQEKGMESYSYVVALLVNYLEKEAL
- the yidD gene encoding membrane protein insertion efficiency factor YidD — protein: MKKLLTAPFLFLIKVYQTLISPLTPATCRFQPTCSQYSKEALLKHGLFKGGWLAIKRIFSCHPWGKSGYDPVP
- the cysS gene encoding cysteine--tRNA ligase — translated: MQLYKNHQIKIYNSLTGKKEVFKPITEGYIGMYVCGPTVYSNVHLGNVRTFMSFDMVFRYFKHLGYKVRYVRNITDAGHLENDADMGEDKIAKKARLEQIEPMEVVQRYTVDFHNILNTFNFLPPSIEPTATGHIIEQIELISTIIDNGFAYEVNGSVYFDVHKYNQTNDYGILSKRKLEDLIHNTRELDGQSDKKNPQDFALWKKAEPQHIMRWPSPWSDGFPGWHLECTAMSTKYLGDQFDIHGGGMDLKFPHHECEIAQNQAAKGQAPVNYWMHANMLELNGQRMSKSTGNTINPDELLSGNNTIFSKAYAPSVIRFFIAQSSYRSVLDLTDAGLLASEKGFYRLMDAVNLLEELKASETSSIDINTWKQSCYDAMNDDFNTPILIANLFEAAKYINQVKEGSETLNAEDLSVLKDTVNAFVFDVLGLENITKTESGTDKLSGAVDVLIKLRQEARANKDFALSDKIRDELAAVGIQLKDGKDGTTFSVN
- a CDS encoding amidohydrolase family protein, with product MIKKQFLFMMLLCSFSFYAQDYFPKNDGVKAKNTNYTAFTNAKIYISPTQIINQGTLLIQNGKVIATGTAVNIPKNAVVIDVSGKYIYPSFIDMYSSFGVEKPKRRPNNSRTPQYDASRTGYYWNDHVMPENKAIERFNFDAKAAKDLLKAGFGTVNTHIHDGIVRGTGTLVALNETDGNETRILDANSAQYFSGRKSVTSRQVYPSSLMGSLALLRQMYLDANWYAKGLSKTKDLSLEALNRNKNLVQIFEAGSRANVLRADKVGDAHGVQYIMLGGGDEYERINDIKATNAAFIIPVNFPEAFDVEDSFLASTLSLGDMRAWNQKPANPKVLAENNITFALTTHGLKSPTEFKAQLLNAIKHGLSEEDALKALTTIPAQLLGKSDAIGSLKTGSQANFLITSGPIFDENTTLYENWVQGNKTILEDMHAKDVTGDYTFSLSGEPFKMNISGKLKKLKARITANDKVRGSKIAYNDDWISIAFTTADSTKQEYIRIAATVDANKNLNGKAIMPNGKTLPFFAKPTKKAEGASKDDPKEDALASRKIFDVTYPNNSYGFSTLPKAETILFKNATVWTSENAGILKNTDVLIKNGKIAKIGQNLSDRSAKIVDATGKHLTAGIIDEHSHIATASVNEGGQNSSAEVTIEDVIDETDVSIYRNLAGGVTSIQVLHGSANPIGGRSAIIKLKWGESADNLIYKDSPKFIKFALGENVKQTRAQTNVRFPQSRMGVEQVFVDYFTRAQAYDALKKSGKPYRKDIELDVLAEILNKERFISCHSYVQSEINMLMKVADKFGFTVNTFTHILEGYKLADKMKAHGVGGSTFSDWWAYKYEVNDAIPHNAAIMHNAGVTVAINSDDPEMSRRLNQEAAKTVKYGGVSEEEAWKFITINPAKLLHIDDRVGSIKVGKDADVVLWSDHPLSIYAKAEKTLIEGAVYFDLEQDKEKRKNIKQEKSELINMMLQVKNKGLKTQPIKKKENAHFHCDTMDNEH
- a CDS encoding aminoacyl-histidine dipeptidase encodes the protein MSSEIRQLEPQQLWNKFADLNAVPRASKKEERVIAFIKDFGKNLGLETIEDEVGNVIIRKPATAGMENRVTVVMQSHLDMVHQKNNDTDFDFDTQGIQMYVDGDWVKAKGTTLGADNGLGVATIMAILESTDIPHPPIEALFTIDEETGMTGAKGLKGGLLKGEILLNLDTEEDDEIGVGCAGGIDVTATRTYTEEETPEFKIGFDITVKGLQGGHSGMQIHEGLGNANKLMNRLLFDGFENFGLRISEIDGGSLRNAIPRESKAIVAIDAIHEDAFLLEMQQQANTLKTEFKTMEPDLEIIVSKTEVPEKIMDLGVQEGFTRAMYAAPNGVYRMSPDIPNLVETSNNIARVIVKDGHIKIGCLTRSSVESSKMDLANTLRSAFELTGCEVEFTSDYPGWQPNMDSEILKVLTKVYKDLNGEEANVAACHAGLECGILGTHYPEMDMISFGPTIKGAHSPDERAQISSAQKYWKFVLEILKQIPVN